The window TCTTTTTATAGCTATGCCAAGCAGAAAGATAACAGAAGGAGAGTTTAGAGACATCGCTCATCCTATTAATTCTCATATGAGACAAATACTTCAAGATAGCATATTAAATGCTTATGAAGAAGCTTTGGCTAAGATGGAAGTGGCAATGGAATAATATAAAATTGATAAATATACTTATATTGTTAGGATAAAAATCTAAACAGTATAAGTATTTTTTTTTGATTTTTCTGAAGTTTAAAAAAAGAATAATATCGAACGAAATATAGAATATCCATTATTTTATATCGTATTAATATGTACTTTTTGGACAAAAAATGCTATAGTATTTAAGTGAAAGTGATACACTAATATGTACATGAGGTGAAATTATGAATTTGAAATCTATAATACTTGCTGCTGGTAAGGGTACTAGAATGAAATCTAAACTTCCCAAAGTATTGCATAAAGTATGTGGAACTGAAATGGTAAATCATGTTATAAACATAGCTATGAAGGCAGGATGTACTGAGAATGTAGTGATTCTCGGACATGAAGCACAAATGGTTAAAGATAATTTAAAGAATAATGTCAAAACTGCCATACAAGAAAAGCAGTTAGGAACAGGACATGCTGTTATGATGGCTAAAGATCATATAAAAGAAGATGATAAAATTGTAGTTTTATGTGGAGATACACCTCTTATAAAAGAGTCTACTCTACAAAGACTATTTGATTATCACAAAGAAAACAAATGCGTTGCAACAGTTTTAACTACAAAAGTTGACAATCCTACAGGATATGGAAGACTAATAAGAGACGATAATGAAGATGTATTAAAAATAGTTGAACAAAAAGACGCAACAGAAGAAGAAGCAAAAGTTAATGAAATAAACTCTGGTATATACTGCTTTAATGGAAAAGAGCTTAAAATGAGTTTATCTAAGATATCTAATAATAACAATCAAGGTGAATACTACCTTACAGATGTAATAGAGATCTTAAAAAATGAAGGTTTTAAAGTAGGGGCTTATGAAGGC is drawn from Tepidibacter hydrothermalis and contains these coding sequences:
- the spoVG gene encoding septation regulator SpoVG translates to MEITDVRVRKITDDGKMKGIVSVTFNNLFVVHDIKIIEGQNGLFIAMPSRKITEGEFRDIAHPINSHMRQILQDSILNAYEEALAKMEVAME